CCCCCCCCCAGGAGTTAAGGTGCACGCACATTAGGTAATTGGCAGCTCGATTGATTGACTGCTTGCATTCCTGTCAACCAAACAAAGTCAATAAGACATTGCTGGATGATCCCCCATTGAAGAAATGAGCCAAGGCataattctctctctcctctttccatACCTCCTCTTTctgctttccctctctctgtcaTATCACCGtctttctctcctctccagtGTTGCCGGGTCTGCGGTTTTCCCACGGcattgggctactttaaaaaccCAGCCGCGGGAAATATTAAGAGGAGCCGGCAGGTTGATAATctaattagattagtggtataactttaaaagattgaaactgttttcatgtttgcaatagtGTTTGGGATACAGCGCAAGcgttagtatttcaataaaaggATCACGCTGTAATTCCATTGCTGGTCTGGTacgaatgttgatttgtcccttcagagcttctgtACGAATTACTTGTTAAtgataagcttgctttcagttcaaacaaacaatcgggctatttttttactttgggctataaacttTGCAGAAATCTGACAACCCTGCTCCTCTCACGTCTCTTTCCTTCTTTCCCTGTGAAAGCGAAGGCATAGGGAAgcaggaagcattgtaaagcacagagaggtgtggtaaagcatagggaagcattgtaaagcacagagaggtctggtaaagcatagggaagcattgtaaagcacagagaggtctggtaaatcatagggaagcgttgtaaagcacagagaggtctggtagagaacagggaagcattgtaaagcacagagaggtgtggtaaagcatagggaagcattgtaaagtacagagaggtctggtaaagcatagggaagcattgtaaagcacagagaggtctggtaaatcatagggaagcgttgtaaagcacagagaggtctggtagagaacagggaagcattgtaaagcacaaaaaaacatgcatagcAGAACTAGGGAAGAATTACTGCAGCACTCAGGGCTCCGAATGCAATTTTCCTAGAGTTTAAACCTCCCCCACTCGCTCTGATAAAATATACACTGCGAGTGATTTTGCTGTGCGGGCGAGGGTCTGGAACGAGACCAAAGGAGTTCTGACTCACAGCTGCTCCGTGACATTTAATCTGCGCGGATCACTTGGGCACTGAGCCGAGAGCCGGAGCGATCACTCCCCCACCGCATCCATCACCGGACACAGAGAGGAACGTGAGGCGTGACAGCTTACTGGAGAACGAGACACAGGGGCTCCCTCAGCTCAACACAGCTAGAGCGCAGTGGAAACtgtaccctcaatgatcttcactagcagacagacagcggcactgcaatggctctgtattacactacaatggtagcacaagtacagggcagctgcaatggggtgaggctggtagaatgggaccccagtgtgctcactataccctcaatgatcttcaatgagagacagacagacagcggcactgcaatggctctgtattacactacaatggtagcacaagtatagggcagctgcaatggggtgaggctggtagaatgggaccacagtgtgctcactataccctagACAGTGATACAGATTCAGATCACAAGAATATGAAGAACGGACGGTTTCGGTTCTCTTCAGGTGACGTGCATTCACAGAAACCTTGTAGAAAACACTTGAAAATCAATCATAGCTGATTGAGGGAAACGTAACAGGCAGGATGCCAAAGGCAAACTATGCAGCTCTACTAAGGCTGCAGATTAGGAGTGAATTGACTGCAGTCCCTAAAGTACAGTATGGttcataaaaacacagcaaaactgGCAGCCGGTCAATAGTGAGGAATACTCCATCCAGAGATCTGTGCTTTAACCTTctgagagctgaggagggactgggagggaagcagtgtggctctagcggagctgaggagggactgggagggaagcagtgtggctctagtggagctgaggagggactgggagggagggaagcagtgtggctctagtggagctgaggagggactgggagggaagcagtgtggctctagtggagctgaggagggactgggagggaagcagtgtggctctagtggagctgaggagggactgggagggaagcagtgtggctctagcggagctgaggagggactgggagggaagcagtgtggctctagcggagctgaggagggactgggagggaagcagtgtggctctagtggagctgaggagggactgggagggaagcagtgtggctctagtggagctgaggagggactgggagggaagcagtgtggctctagtggagctgaggagggactgggagggaagcagtgtggctctagcggagctgaggagggactgggagggagggaagcagtgtggctctagcggagctgaggagggactgggagggaagcagtgtggctctagcggagctgaggagggactgggagggaagcagtgtggctctagtggagctgaggagggactgggagggaagcagtgtggctctagcggagctgaggagggactgggagggaagcagtgtggctctagcggagctgaggagggactgggagggaagcagtgtggctccaCCGAGGGAGCACCACAGTGCAGAAAGTCCACAATGCTGAGGGTTGCGAGTGTGTTTGTGAGCAAGGCCCTCATGTCATTAATCTTGCTTGAGCGCCTAATCCAGGGTTTTCAAACATCAGCAGAGGAAAGCTTTGCCAGTACTCtcagcagacaggcagacagcggcactgcaatggctctgtattacactacaatggtagcacaagtatgagggcagctgcaatggggcgaggctggtagaatgggaccagcagtgtgctcactataccctcaatgatcttcaatgagagacaggcagacagcggcactgcaatggctctgtattacactacaatggtagcacaagtatagggcagctgcaatggggtgaggctggtagaatgggaccacagtgtgctcactataccctcaatgatcttcaatgagagacaggcagacagcggcactgcaatggctctgtattacactgttacaatggtagcacaagtatagggcagctgcagtgGGGTGAGCGCTGGTAGAATGGGAatcccagtgtgctcactataccctcaatgatcttcaatgagagacaggcagacagcggcactgcaatggttctgtattacactacaatggtataGTAAtaacaagtatagggcagctgcagtgGGGTGAGGCCGGTAGAATGGGAGCCTATGCTATATCTCTCCCACCCCCCTGCCCCCCTCTCCCGGTGTCTATCAAGGTTTGATCTGCTCtccctgtctgtgtctctgcccTCCTTTGTGTTCTGACGCGATTCCCCCGGTGATTCGACCCCGCAGCGCTGAGCCCAGCGCATTAGCATTCCGGTGAGAGAGAGGACAGCGAGTACAGCTTCGACCCCGCCTTCTCTCTGCCTCCCCGTTACACACTCGCACGCAGTTCGTGAGGTTTGCTTCAGTGACACTgtgtaagacaaaaaaaaaaaaaaaacagcattgccGAGAATCGCTAACTCACTCACAACCAGCCCATCAGTGACATCATCCGTCCCCTCCATCGCCACGGCAGCTTTATCGGCGTGGAGACCAGGACTGTGACGCAGACCACCAGCGTGTACAGAACACTGTTCAACAGTGAGTCCAAACAGTGGTATTACCCCGTAGACGCTActgggaatgaaaaaaaaaacgcagtaaCATTTTGTTGCGCTAAACAGGTGTGTGTCAGGCAacggattttaaagatggtcagtgctactgttaataaagctaataagaggtgagaatggattttaaagatggtcagcactcctttaaaagaggggtcagtgatcctgttaataaagctaataagaggtgagagcaTGGGAAGCCGTCTATATAGTGTGTTAATAACTAAGATGTATTGTAGATTTAACTGCGCTCAGCATTAATAATGCGAATCTAGCTGCTCAGTGCGACGGCTTGCGGTAACTCCAGAGACGGGTAACTTCATTAAAGTTAATGAAAGATCAAACGACTCCAgctgtagatgtttttttttattaaaacgcAGAATCAGCAGAGAAACCTAACAAGCAGACTCCGTGTGTGAGGAATATCCGCAGAGCGGGGATTGAATATTGGAGACACCTgcatatgtagcacacacttgaGACGGTGCCCTCCGGACCCCTCCTGTcctgtcaacccccccccccccccccccgtgtttaTCCTGCTCTGCACCCGACCTGCCTGAACTCAGCACCgcgttatcattattattattaatattaatattaatattattaaccgATCACAACGCATTTTCATCTGAGCATCCTGCCGGAATCAGACTGCAGAAGCTGGCCTCTTTAAAAGCGCGCCTCGGCGGTCACCAGGTGCTCCGGCGTTTTGCGTGGGCAAGCGTGGACAAGCGTGGACGGTCTCGAACCTGTGTAAGATTGGGAGTCAGCACTAGACTAGAGAACGCGCGTTTAAACGTTTACAGCGCAGGTCTGAAAAACGAATATCACCTTCGCATATCCGACGCCTCGTCCGTAAGCAGGCAATGTCATCTCCTTTCAAAATAATTACACTGCATTTGTCACCCACGAAAGCTCTCAAAAGAGCGCAAGCGACAGCCCTACAAAAAAATAGGCTTTCTGGAGGGTTCGGATCGTCAAGGGAAGAACGAGTCAGATAAAAGAAAATCCTTTTTATGCGCCTTTTTTGGTGAAATCGGGGTCTTTGTCGTGTTTTTCTTCCCAGTAATTGCGTAAGATTTTATTTCCAGTGCGCACTACACACAGACATGAGGGAAACACCGCGCAGTGTCACGTTTAAAGTTGAATACAATGTATAGTGCAGCGCAAGAGGCTGGTCTGAAAACAGCAGGGACATGATTAGCATTAAAATACTCCCGGTGCAACGTGTGGTGTGATACCGAGCCTATTATACCAGCGctactgttaataaagctaataagaggtgagagaatggattttaaagatggtcagcgctcctttaaagggaggggccagtgatactgttaataaagctaataagaggtgagagaatggattttaaagatggtcagcgctcctttgcCAGTTTGTTTCCCTGAAAGGAGACGGGTTGGAGGTAGACGATAAATAAATCCATGCTGTCGCCGCTCTGCAGGCTGATGCTATCGGAGCCGCATCAAGGGTCTGCAGAGAGGTGAAACTTCATTTCCAAAAGCAATTTGCTCCATCCCAGACTCTGTAATTGAATCTTCCTCTTTGCACGCTTAAATCCTCAAACTGCGTGCGGCGAACAGAGACTCCGACCCAGGGACACAGCGCCTGTCTTTACAACCCAGAGGGATTCCCCCCTGCTGCTATGATGCAATACAgaacctgagcttgttacctagacacactgggagctgatcaagctggtagcagtgaaacctggactggatcacactgctgtgcaataggaggtATTCCTATTCTGAGCAATCTCAGTTAATGCTAGTGGCACCTATTACGTCTAACCAATAACGTTCAATGCAGAATGTAATGTAGGTGTTGGGAACTGATGAACGGTAAAGATTTCAATCATGTGTTGTGGTCTGATCCTGATAGCAttgcaaagtgtttttatttccttGATTACCTGAATTCACAAACCTCACACTGGAGGCTCTGCGGGAACTGACAGTCCTCTGTTTGTTTTTCCACACAGATTCCCTCGCAGAAGCCAAACTGGATAGCATTCaaacagaagagagagaggaCAAAGTGGGAATTGACTACCTGCCTTGAACGCAGAAAGGCAGACAGAAGGATAATGCTGTAGAGACAGCAaataccgccccccccccccctaaaaaatatatatctagaAGACACTTCCCTTTTCCAGAACCCCCTCAAAAAATGTCTCTGAAAATCTCAGTTCTCCTCTGCCTGGCTCTGCTGCTCCAAACCCTGCCCCCTTCCAGGGGGGACTGCTGGCTCATCGAGGGCGACAAGGGCTACGTCTGGCTGGCCATCTGCAGCCAAAACCAGCCTCCTTACGAGACCATCCCCCAGCACATCAACAGCACGGTCCACGACCTGCGGCTGGACTCCAACAAGCTTAAAGCGGTCTACTTCAACTCCCTGAGCCGCTTCGGCAACCTGACCGACCTCAACCTGACCAAGAACGAGATCTCCTACATCGAGGAAGGGGCTTTCTCCGGGCAGCTCAACCTGCAGGTCCTGCAGCTGGGCTACAACAAGCTGACCAATCTGACCGAGGCCATGCTCAGAGGCCTGGGCCGTCTGCAGTACCTCTTCGTCCAGCACAACCTCCTCGAGGCCGTCTCCCCCAGCGCCTTCTGGGAGTGCCCGAACCTCATCACCCTGGACCTCTCCTCCAACAAGCTGGCCAGGCTCGACCCTTCCGCCTTCGCGGGACTCGGCCGCCTCATGGTGTGCGAGCTGGCCGGGAATCCCTTCCACTGTGAGTGCCAGCTGTACAGCTTCCTGACCTGGCTGGAGTCCTTCAACAACCTGACCCACAATTACGACCGGCTCCAGTGCGAGTCGCCCCGGGAGTTCGCCGGTTACCCCCTCCTCAGCCCCCGTTCGGGGGGTCGCAGCGCCATGACCGTCCTGGGGGCCGTCTGCAAGGACGGCATCCCGGCGGCGGGGGTCCCCACTCTCTCGCCAGAAGACAGGATGGGGATCTACGAGACATCAGGAGGGGGCGGGATGGAGGACCTAGATTTCTTGGAGCCCACGCCGCTGCCGGGCTCCGACCCGTCCTACAGCCCCAGCATCCGGCTCCAGCAGGTCACCTTCACCATGGCGACGCTGGTGGTCAAGATCCCCTCTCCCTTCAGCAAGATGTACATCTTGGTCCAGTACAACAGCACCTACGTCTCGGACGTCATGAACCTCCGCAACAGGAAGGAGATCATTATCTTGGACAAGCTCAAACCGCGCACCGACTACACCTTCTGTGTGGCGTCCATCCGAAACTCCCAGAGGTACAACCACACCTGCCTCTCCTTCTCCACCCGGGACCGCGGCCCTGACGACCGCCTCCACAGCGCCTCCACCACCACCCATTACATCATGACCATCCTGGGCTGCCTGTTTGGGATGGTCCTCATCCTGGGGCTGGTTTACTACTGCCTGCGCAAGAGACGCCTgcaggaggagaagaagaaatcGGTCAGCGTCAAGAAGACCATCCTGGAGATGAGGTACGGGCCGGAGGCGGCCGCCAGCGTCATCTCCAGCCAGGCCAGCTCTATAGTCCAGAAGCTGAACcagcagcaccaccaccaccaccaccaccaccaacccaAGCTGGCTTCCCCAGCCGCCTCTCGCTTGTCTTCCATCCCGCAGGCTGAGAAGATGGCAGCGGCGTTCTCCGAGGCTTTGTCCGCCGCTAAGGGAAACTACATGGACGTCCGGACGGAGGACTTGGAAGGAGTGCCGGCCAAGGAGAAGGAGGATCTGGATTCCCAAGGCCGGGATGCGGGGTTGGAAACGGGGGAGGATTCGGACGAGGGTTCGGCTTCGGAGATCTCCACCATCGCCAAGGAGGTCGACAAAGTCAACCAGATCATCAACAACTGCATCGACGCCCTGAAGCTGGACACGGCCCAGTGCGGGCTCGCCTCCACCCCTTCCAAAAACGCCCCCATAATGCTGCCCCCTCCCGCCCCGCTGGGGCTGCCGGAGAGAGCCGGGATCGGAGGCGGGGGGTTCCTCTCCCCGCCTTGCCGGGAAGCCAGCCGCCCGCTGCAGAGGCAGCTGTCTGCCGACGCCGCGGTGGTGGGGAGGAATCGCTGCAGCGTCTCGTCAGGCGGCTCCACCAAAAGCGCCAGAGTCTTCAGCCTGGAGATCCCGGAGCGCAGCCCCGAATCCAAAGGCAGCCTGACTGGGGAGCCCGTAGAAAAGCTCCCTCTGATGGGAGCGTCTTCCGGAGGCGGGCAGCACTTGGAGGTGCGCCCGGCGTTCCACTGCTCCGAACATCGCCACTCCTTCCCCGCGCTCTTCTACGAAGGACCCTCCGACTCGCCTGCCCAAAGACCCTCCTTCCTGAAGCCCCTGAGCCTCTCCAGGAGAGATGCCGCCTCTTACTCCCAGCTCTCCCCCTCCTCCCGGAACAACTACTCTGGCTACTCCTCCAGCCCGGAGTACTCCTCCGAGAACACCCTGAGAATCTGGGAGAGGTTCCGCCCATACCGGAAGAGCCCCAAGGAAGAAGCGGCTGCCTACGTGACGGCCGGCCACGCGCTACGGAAGAAGGTTCAGTTCGCAAAAGACGAGGACCTCCACGACATCCTGGACTACTGGAAGGGAGTGTCGGCGCAGCAGAATCTGTGATCCTCGTGAGAGGCGAGcagaaaggggggaggggggggtgaatTAAAATGTCTGCAGATACCGCCCACTCACTTTTTATAGGACCAATTCCTAATACCTAGCACCGGGTTCTGATCGCGGCTCCACAAGGCGCTGGAAGGCGCCTGTTGTTCATATTCAGCGCGGAGAGACAGGCAGAGGGTCGCGATGGCCAATCGTTCAGACAGTGAGGTTCGGATCCCCCCGCGGCGACCGTGGTAGAAGCCGCTATCGTTCTGGCACGGCGGACTAGGGGGGGGCCGTCAGGGTTCAGATGCGGAAGCAAACTGTTTGCCTTCCAGAGCGCTGGAGGGACCCAGGGTGcgccaggagaacacgcccccaCACCGGGGAGATACCAACCCCGACCgggttcctaataaagtggccaggcaatGTATTCATAGACGGCGGGGTCCTACAGATTTGAGGCAAGGATCAAACCAGAACCAAATTTTACACAAAGCCCTCAGCATTACTGGATCCAGCGTGGAATTAAGAAAGGGTATATCCAGCTAGATAGCCCTGTGAGAGTTCAATGTCAGAATCCCCAGTTAACCCAGCCTATTGCTCACACTGCCGTGCTTGGACTGGAGACTGCATGAAGCAGTTGTAGCTGACAGCATGACACCCTGTTCGCCAGGCTTAGGGTTCCTCAGAGCCAAGGAAAGGCAG
The Polyodon spathula isolate WHYD16114869_AA unplaced genomic scaffold, ASM1765450v1 scaffolds_1232, whole genome shotgun sequence genome window above contains:
- the LOC121309361 gene encoding protein phosphatase 1 regulatory subunit 29-like translates to MSLKISVLLCLALLLQTLPPSRGDCWLIEGDKGYVWLAICSQNQPPYETIPQHINSTVHDLRLDSNKLKAVYFNSLSRFGNLTDLNLTKNEISYIEEGAFSGQLNLQVLQLGYNKLTNLTEAMLRGLGRLQYLFVQHNLLEAVSPSAFWECPNLITLDLSSNKLARLDPSAFAGLGRLMVCELAGNPFHCECQLYSFLTWLESFNNLTHNYDRLQCESPREFAGYPLLSPRSGGRSAMTVLGAVCKDGIPAAGVPTLSPEDRMGIYETSGGGGMEDLDFLEPTPLPGSDPSYSPSIRLQQVTFTMATLVVKIPSPFSKMYILVQYNSTYVSDVMNLRNRKEIIILDKLKPRTDYTFCVASIRNSQRYNHTCLSFSTRDRGPDDRLHSASTTTHYIMTILGCLFGMVLILGLVYYCLRKRRLQEEKKKSVSVKKTILEMRYGPEAAASVISSQASSIVQKLNQQHHHHHHHHQPKLASPAASRLSSIPQAEKMAAAFSEALSAAKGNYMDVRTEDLEGVPAKEKEDLDSQGRDAGLETGEDSDEGSASEISTIAKEVDKVNQIINNCIDALKLDTAQCGLASTPSKNAPIMLPPPAPLGLPERAGIGGGGFLSPPCREASRPLQRQLSADAAVVGRNRCSVSSGGSTKSARVFSLEIPERSPESKGSLTGEPVEKLPLMGASSGGGQHLEVRPAFHCSEHRHSFPALFYEGPSDSPAQRPSFLKPLSLSRRDAASYSQLSPSSRNNYSGYSSSPEYSSENTLRIWERFRPYRKSPKEEAAAYVTAGHALRKKVQFAKDEDLHDILDYWKGVSAQQNL